From Hydra vulgaris chromosome 15, alternate assembly HydraT2T_AEP, one genomic window encodes:
- the LOC136072052 gene encoding zinc finger protein 521-like isoform X1, giving the protein MSVSASNNNPETTVMNRQSYKVEKIIGVHMGEDNETFYKVQWAPTWEPLANLHACTHLIDDFWKSRNPNYLGTYAVKDQELPGSNEISIITLENGIQNYEMGVDLPIPIKIAKNLSKKSSIHKHPIKHISKIVTKKDTKKSSSYKMKLRMPQVSTKEIDVNSIGDCSCTKESNNRVSPNTVTSNNLLMSSELQSIAQNLASKSKSSTPNEKELTHHLLSKQVLLPNDIHLLKGLKLMENNEATSIKKLENCFASPSSAFVAVSMSSTSSRNGSEASTICESEGFKCCNSELHNKFIQDEENCKKVISCQENNRVSTVKEKCFYPNFSFSKQSFSEASSAHSESLSPSNNFETVFNGCPGSTSSSSISFGSLPGSSLNEPVQNFLSGSHASFSEHGSILNDGKQFDSVYAEHFKSPKSFKKVVKCPFCINVAYVVDGEEGLTSFNNHLIKKHASETNISGQDYVKCPMCVKHYKSLRSCYTHLNFTHAIPAVGSSLQSSDENKCDSNEQSNKSWKVAHKETASSKELEPVLSLDPIIPISNTSRVDLITQDVLRKPSASLGGFPPTSSLQQSVPIDRRKKPYPKKCPHCNLVVSCRKEHSEHLRIFHKKTPLISNGTIKTKKRFFCNICGLPHSSKASLKRHSRINHENSFPCSSLIEETFKCPLCPEERRTYHHLLVHLQTRHSKWSPLKTAKKPRKELKSSMTTLQQRAIKSKLRCCKLCRKRFTNRFALSRHYALCHKKMSTKNSFRILSNRPKAEKVNKSDKFVCDKCPSVFTDRTSFVFHKRNHRSDYSEIGFECLICGWKTKWKTTIASHVRNNHPNDDEKSFVNLKDKECTLNLTSTT; this is encoded by the exons cagGAGCTTCCAGGATCTAACGAAATATCTATCATAACCTTGGAAAATGGTATTCAGAATTATGAAATGGGAGTTGATCTGCCAATTCcaattaaaattgcaaaa aatttatcaaaaaaaagttccattcaCAAGCACCCTATAAAGCATATCTCAAAAATTGTTACCAAAAAAGATACCAAAAAGTCATCTAGCTATAAAATGAAGCTTAGGATGCCTCAAGTTTCAACaaaagaaattgatgtaaaCTCTATAGGAGATTGTTCTTGTACAAAAGAGTCCAATAATCGTGTTAGTCCAAATACAGTGACATCTAACAACTTGTTAATGTCTAGTGAGTTACAAAGTATAGCTCAAAACCTTGCTTCTAAAAGTAAAAGTTCAACTCCTAATGAAAAAGAACTAACTCATCACTTACTTTCGAAACAAGTTTTATTACCAAATGATATCCATTTGTTAAAAGGATTGAAATTAATGGAAAACAATGAAgcaacttcaataaaaaaattggaaaattgcTTTGCATCACCAAGTTCTGCATTTGTTGCGGTAAGTATGTCATCTACTTCTAGTAGAAATGGTTCTGAAGCTTCAACAATATGTGAATCAGAGGGGTTCAAATGTTGCAATTCAGAAttgcataataaatttatacag GATGAAGAAAATTGCAAGAAAGTGATTAGTTGTCAAGAAAATAACAGAGTTTCAACTGTTAAAG aaaaatgcttttacccaaacttttcattttcaaaacaatCGTTTTCTGAAGCAAGTTCGGCTCATTCTGAGTCATTGTCACCTTCAAATAACTTTGAGACTGTTTTCAATGGTTGCCCAGGATCTACATCTTCCTCTTCAATAAGTTTTGGTAGTCTACCAGGTAGTTCTTTAAATGAACCTGTCCAGAACTTTTTATCGGGCAGCCATGCTAGTTTTAGCGAGCACGGCAGTATTTTAAATGATGGAAAACAATTTGACAGTGTATATGCTGAACATTTTAAATCTcctaaatcatttaaaaaagttgtgaaatgtcctttttgtataaatgttgcTTATGTAGTGGATGGTGAAGAAGGTTTGACCTCTTTCAATAACcatcttattaaaaaacatgcttCAGAGACAAATATATCCGGTCAAGATTATGTCAAATGTCCTATGTGTGTAAAACACTACAAAAGTTTACGATCTTGTTATACGCATTTGAATTTCACGCACGCTATTCCTGCAGTTGGAAGTTCTTTGCAATCAAGTGACGAAAATAAATGCGACAGCAACGagcaatcaaataaaagttGGAAAGTAGCACATAAAGAAACGGCAAGTTCAAAAGAACTTGAGCCTGTTCTATCTCTTGATCCTATTATTCCAATTAGCAATACATCTCGTGTTGATCTGATTACTCAAGACGTTTTGCGTAAACCGTCTGCTTCATTGGGAGGTTTTCCGCCCACGAGTTCGTTACAACAATCTGTGCCTATCGACAGGAGAAAAAAGCCTTATCCAAAAAAGTGTCCTCATTGTAACTTAGTTGTTTCGTGTAGGAAAGAACACTCAGAACATTTGCGTATCTTTCATAAGAAAACTCCACTTATATCCAATGGCACAATTAAGAccaagaaaagatttttttgcaacatCTGTGGATTGCCACATTCTTCTAAAGCATCATTAAAGCGTCATAGTAGAATTAATCATGAAAACTCGTTTCCTTGCAGCTCATTAATTGAGGAAACGTTCAAGTGCCCGTTATGTCCTGAAGAACGAAGAACATATCATCATCTTTTGGTGCACTTACAAACTAGACACTCAAAATGGTCGCCCTTAAAAACTGCAAAGAAACCTCGAAAAGAGCTTAAGAGCAGCATGACAACCTTGCAACAACGCGCAATTAAATCCAAGTTGCGTTGTTGCAAATTATGTCGTAAACGTTTCACCAACAGATTTGCCCTTTCAAGACATTACGCGTTGTGCCATAAAAAAATGTCCACTAAAAATTCTTTTCGAATTTTATCTAATAGACCTAAAGCAGAAAAGGTAAATAAATCCGATAAGTTTGTTTGCGATAAATGTCCTAGTGTTTTCACTGACAGAACTTCGTTTGTGTTTCACAAACGCAACCATAGGTCGGATTACAGCGAAATCGGTTTTGAATGTCTTATTTGTGGATGGAAAACTAAATGGAAGACTACTATTGCAAGTCACGTTCGAAATAATCATCCTAATGATGACGAAAAGTCTTtcgtaaatttaaaagataaagaatGTACGCTCAACCTTACTTCTACGACCTAA
- the LOC136072052 gene encoding zinc finger protein 521-like isoform X2 — MSVSASNNNPETTVMNRQSYKVEKIIGVHMGEDNETFYKVQWAPTWEPLANLHACTHLIDDFWKSRNPNYLGTYAVKDELPGSNEISIITLENGIQNYEMGVDLPIPIKIAKNLSKKSSIHKHPIKHISKIVTKKDTKKSSSYKMKLRMPQVSTKEIDVNSIGDCSCTKESNNRVSPNTVTSNNLLMSSELQSIAQNLASKSKSSTPNEKELTHHLLSKQVLLPNDIHLLKGLKLMENNEATSIKKLENCFASPSSAFVAVSMSSTSSRNGSEASTICESEGFKCCNSELHNKFIQDEENCKKVISCQENNRVSTVKEKCFYPNFSFSKQSFSEASSAHSESLSPSNNFETVFNGCPGSTSSSSISFGSLPGSSLNEPVQNFLSGSHASFSEHGSILNDGKQFDSVYAEHFKSPKSFKKVVKCPFCINVAYVVDGEEGLTSFNNHLIKKHASETNISGQDYVKCPMCVKHYKSLRSCYTHLNFTHAIPAVGSSLQSSDENKCDSNEQSNKSWKVAHKETASSKELEPVLSLDPIIPISNTSRVDLITQDVLRKPSASLGGFPPTSSLQQSVPIDRRKKPYPKKCPHCNLVVSCRKEHSEHLRIFHKKTPLISNGTIKTKKRFFCNICGLPHSSKASLKRHSRINHENSFPCSSLIEETFKCPLCPEERRTYHHLLVHLQTRHSKWSPLKTAKKPRKELKSSMTTLQQRAIKSKLRCCKLCRKRFTNRFALSRHYALCHKKMSTKNSFRILSNRPKAEKVNKSDKFVCDKCPSVFTDRTSFVFHKRNHRSDYSEIGFECLICGWKTKWKTTIASHVRNNHPNDDEKSFVNLKDKECTLNLTSTT; from the exons GAGCTTCCAGGATCTAACGAAATATCTATCATAACCTTGGAAAATGGTATTCAGAATTATGAAATGGGAGTTGATCTGCCAATTCcaattaaaattgcaaaa aatttatcaaaaaaaagttccattcaCAAGCACCCTATAAAGCATATCTCAAAAATTGTTACCAAAAAAGATACCAAAAAGTCATCTAGCTATAAAATGAAGCTTAGGATGCCTCAAGTTTCAACaaaagaaattgatgtaaaCTCTATAGGAGATTGTTCTTGTACAAAAGAGTCCAATAATCGTGTTAGTCCAAATACAGTGACATCTAACAACTTGTTAATGTCTAGTGAGTTACAAAGTATAGCTCAAAACCTTGCTTCTAAAAGTAAAAGTTCAACTCCTAATGAAAAAGAACTAACTCATCACTTACTTTCGAAACAAGTTTTATTACCAAATGATATCCATTTGTTAAAAGGATTGAAATTAATGGAAAACAATGAAgcaacttcaataaaaaaattggaaaattgcTTTGCATCACCAAGTTCTGCATTTGTTGCGGTAAGTATGTCATCTACTTCTAGTAGAAATGGTTCTGAAGCTTCAACAATATGTGAATCAGAGGGGTTCAAATGTTGCAATTCAGAAttgcataataaatttatacag GATGAAGAAAATTGCAAGAAAGTGATTAGTTGTCAAGAAAATAACAGAGTTTCAACTGTTAAAG aaaaatgcttttacccaaacttttcattttcaaaacaatCGTTTTCTGAAGCAAGTTCGGCTCATTCTGAGTCATTGTCACCTTCAAATAACTTTGAGACTGTTTTCAATGGTTGCCCAGGATCTACATCTTCCTCTTCAATAAGTTTTGGTAGTCTACCAGGTAGTTCTTTAAATGAACCTGTCCAGAACTTTTTATCGGGCAGCCATGCTAGTTTTAGCGAGCACGGCAGTATTTTAAATGATGGAAAACAATTTGACAGTGTATATGCTGAACATTTTAAATCTcctaaatcatttaaaaaagttgtgaaatgtcctttttgtataaatgttgcTTATGTAGTGGATGGTGAAGAAGGTTTGACCTCTTTCAATAACcatcttattaaaaaacatgcttCAGAGACAAATATATCCGGTCAAGATTATGTCAAATGTCCTATGTGTGTAAAACACTACAAAAGTTTACGATCTTGTTATACGCATTTGAATTTCACGCACGCTATTCCTGCAGTTGGAAGTTCTTTGCAATCAAGTGACGAAAATAAATGCGACAGCAACGagcaatcaaataaaagttGGAAAGTAGCACATAAAGAAACGGCAAGTTCAAAAGAACTTGAGCCTGTTCTATCTCTTGATCCTATTATTCCAATTAGCAATACATCTCGTGTTGATCTGATTACTCAAGACGTTTTGCGTAAACCGTCTGCTTCATTGGGAGGTTTTCCGCCCACGAGTTCGTTACAACAATCTGTGCCTATCGACAGGAGAAAAAAGCCTTATCCAAAAAAGTGTCCTCATTGTAACTTAGTTGTTTCGTGTAGGAAAGAACACTCAGAACATTTGCGTATCTTTCATAAGAAAACTCCACTTATATCCAATGGCACAATTAAGAccaagaaaagatttttttgcaacatCTGTGGATTGCCACATTCTTCTAAAGCATCATTAAAGCGTCATAGTAGAATTAATCATGAAAACTCGTTTCCTTGCAGCTCATTAATTGAGGAAACGTTCAAGTGCCCGTTATGTCCTGAAGAACGAAGAACATATCATCATCTTTTGGTGCACTTACAAACTAGACACTCAAAATGGTCGCCCTTAAAAACTGCAAAGAAACCTCGAAAAGAGCTTAAGAGCAGCATGACAACCTTGCAACAACGCGCAATTAAATCCAAGTTGCGTTGTTGCAAATTATGTCGTAAACGTTTCACCAACAGATTTGCCCTTTCAAGACATTACGCGTTGTGCCATAAAAAAATGTCCACTAAAAATTCTTTTCGAATTTTATCTAATAGACCTAAAGCAGAAAAGGTAAATAAATCCGATAAGTTTGTTTGCGATAAATGTCCTAGTGTTTTCACTGACAGAACTTCGTTTGTGTTTCACAAACGCAACCATAGGTCGGATTACAGCGAAATCGGTTTTGAATGTCTTATTTGTGGATGGAAAACTAAATGGAAGACTACTATTGCAAGTCACGTTCGAAATAATCATCCTAATGATGACGAAAAGTCTTtcgtaaatttaaaagataaagaatGTACGCTCAACCTTACTTCTACGACCTAA